The genomic window CGAGGCGGCCCGGCCCGAACGTGCCCGCATCTGGCTGTACCTGGCGAGCGTGCATGCGCTGTACGGCGACCCGGCCACCACACAGGTGGCCGAGGCGCTGCGCCAGGCGCGCACCCTGGACGCCGGGGTGAGAACGGCCCCCCTGTATCTGGCCCTCAGCGCCGAACTCGATGCCCGCACCCGTGGGCCAGACGCCGCCCTGCCCGGCCCGGAGGTGCGGGAAGCCGCCGACCCGGTGGCGCGCTTTCATGCGGTGTGTGCCCTGGCCCTGGCCGAGCAGCCTCAGGGGGCCCTGGACCTGCATCTGGCGAGCAGCGAACTGCCCATCCACCTGCGCTGGCGTCTGCGGTCGTGGCAGGCCGATGCCCAGGAGGGACTGGGCCATACCGTGGACGCCATTCACCTGTATGGCGAGGCGGCCCATCTGGCCGGCGGCATGGACCGCGCGGTGATGTTGCAGGAACAGGCCGCCCTGCTGCTGCAAAACGGCCAGCCTGCCGAGGCCAAGGGCGCGCTGGACAGTGCCCGGTTGCTGTACGGCTCCCCGGCGGGCGCACAGCCCGACGATGAAGGGCTGAATCTGGCGACCTGGCACTACCTGCGGGCCCAGGCGCTGCTGCATCTGGAGCAGCCCGAGGCCGCCTTCGAGATGATTCGTGAGGCGGGCCGTCTGGAACAGCAGCACGGAGACCCGAGCTACGGCGTGGCGCTGGTCCGGGGGCAGGTGCTGAGCCATCTGGGCCGTCCCGAGGAGGCCATCGCTGCCTTCGAGGCCGCGCTGGCCCTGGCCGAGGAAGGCGACCGCCCGTATGCCCACCACGAGCTGGGCGTGGTCCTGCTGGACCTGGACCGCCCGCTGGAAGCCCGCGAGCGGCTGGAAGCGGCCCTGAGCATCCCCGATTATCCGTACCAGCCCGAGGTTCTGGCCGACATTGCCGAGTGCGACTACCGTCTGGGACGCATGCCCGAGGCGCAGATGGCCGCCGAGCAGGCGCTGGCGCAGGGCGCGGTGGTGCCGGCCAGCCTGGTGCTGGGCAGCGTGGCCCTGGATTACTTTCAGCTGGACGACGCCCTGGAGCATTACGAACGCGTGATCCGTGAGGCCGCCCCGGACAGCCGCGACTGGATCACTGGACACCAGATGGCCGCCGACGTGATGGCGCAGCAGGGTTTTCCCGATCCGGCGGCGGCCTATGCCCACGCCCAGCAGGCCCTGAAGCATACCCCCGAGAGCGACGACTGGTTCGTGACCCTGCGCGACCACCTGGGCAAGGCGCAGGCCCTGATGGGCCAGCAGGACGGACGCATGCTGAACTGAGCGAACCGCCGGTATACATGACGGGCCGGCGCATAAGGCCGGCCCGTTCGCGTGTTGGGCCGTCGCTCAGCGTGCGGACGGTGCCAGGGCCTCGCCCAGCACCTGCGCGACCCGGCCCGGCTCGGCCTTGCCGCGGGTCGCGCGCATCACCTGACCGGTGAAGAAGCCCAGCAGGGCGGTCTTGCCGTCCCGGTAGGCCTGCACCTCGGCCGGATGCCGCTCCAGCACCTCGCGGACGGTGCGGGTCAGCTCAGTGTCGTCCAGCCCCGCGGCCAGCCCCTCACGCTCGATGATGGCGGCGGGGGCTTCGCCAGAGGCGACGGCGCGGGCCAGGGCGTCGCGGGCCACGCGGGAGGTCACGGTGCCCGAGGCGAGCAACTGTGCCAGTGGGGCCAGGTCGGCGGCCAGCACCCGGGCCGTGCCTGCCCGCAGCGCGGCCGCCAGGTCATTGACCGTCCACGAGGCCGCCTGCGCGAAGGTCTCGCCGGGCTGGGCGCCGTCCAGAAAGGCCAGCAGCGCCGGGTCGCGCGCCACCGTCCGCGCGTCGGCCTCGGCCGCGCCCCGTGCGGTCAGCCGCGCCATGTCCGCTTCCTGTTCGGGCGTCAGGGCAGGCTGGGTGCTGGGGGCAGCTTCTGCCCCGGCCTTCGGCCTGGGGTCCGCGGCGCGGGGGCGGCGTTCCTCGGCCTTCGGGGCTTTCTGGCCGCCCCCCGCCCAGGCATCTTTCAGGGTGATGATCCGGCCGAACACCAAGGCATCCTCGCGGCTGTCCACAGGGTCGCGCCAGAAGTAGCCCTGCCGCTCGAACTGGTAGCGGGTCTCGGGCGGGTCATGGGCCACGCTCGCCTCCACATAGCCGCGCGTGACGCGCAGGCTGTCGGGGTTGAGGTGGCGCAGGAAGCCGGTGTCGGGCGGGCCGCTGTCATGGCCCGGTTGCTCGGGATCAAAGTCGGGGGTGGGGGAGTCGCCCTGTTCACCGTCTGGATTGGAAACACGGAACAGGCGGTCGTACAGCCGGAATTCGGCGGGAACGGCCTGTTCGGCACTGACCCAGTGAATCACGCCGCCCGCCCTGGCATCCTCGTCCAGCAGGGTGGCCCGGATGTGGGTGACCTGCCCCGTGCCGTCGGTTTCAAAGCTGTCCGCGCGGATGATGCCCGCGCCGCGCAGCCGGACCGTGCCGCCGGGCGTCAGGCGCCGGAACCCCTTGGGCGGATCAGCGCTGAAGTCCTCGCGCTCGATGTACAGCTCACGGCTCAGGGGCACGTCCCGAACCGCCCGCTCCGGGGATACGCGCTCGCCCGTGGGCAGCGCCACCAGCCCGTCGGGGGAGGCTGCCACCACGTCATGTGGCCAGTACGGCACGCTCAGGCGGCGCTCTGCGTCCAGTCCCTGCAAGGTCACGCGCACCGGGTCCAGCACCGCCATCACGCGCGGCGCCCGGTGGTTCAGGTCGTCGCGCACCGCGTTCTCGTAGACGGCAATGTCCACGGTGCGGTTGGTGCGGCTGACCCCGATCGCGCTGGCAAAGGCCTTGACCGCCTCCGGCGTGACCCCCAGGCGCCGCTGGGCGCGCAGGGTGGGCATGCGGGGATCATCCCAGCCGCTGACCACGCCGCTCTGGACCAGCTGGCGCAGCTTGCGTTTGGACACCACGGTGTATTCCAGGCTGCGCCGCCCGAACTCGTACTGGTGGGGGCGCGGCGAGAACGCCAGACGTTCCATCAGCCAGTCGTAGATGGCGCGGTTGTCCACGAATTCCAGGCTGCACATGCTGTGTGTAACGCCCTCGATGGCGTCCTGCAGCGGGTGCTGGAAGTCGTACATGGGATAGATGCACCACGCGTCGCCCGCGCGGTAATGCCACGCCCGCAGGATGCGGTACAGCACCGGGTCGCGCAGCTTCATGTTGGGGCTGCTCAGGTCAATCCTGGCCCGCAGCACGTGGGCGCCGTCCTCGAACTCTCCGGCCCGCATGCGGCGGAACAGATCCAGGTTCTCGGCCACGCTTCGGTCCCGGTAGGCACTCGGGGTGCCGGGCGTGCGGGGGTCGCCGCGCAAGCGCGCCATCTCGTCGCCGCTCACGCTGTCCACGTACGCGTCGCCCTGGGTGATCAGCTGCTCGGCGTAGGCGTAGTAGCGCTCGAAGTTGTCCGAGGCGTAGTACAGGTGTTCGCCCCAGTCCCAGCCCAGCCAGCGCAGATCGTCGATGATGGCGTCGGCAAACTCCTGGGACTCGCCTTCCGGATTGGTGTCGTCCAGCCGCAGGTGGTAGCGGCCTCCGTACTGCACAGCGGTCTGGAAATCCAGAAACGAGGCGAAGGTGTGGCCCAGGTGCGCGTAGCCGTTGGGCTCGGGCGGAAAGCGGGTCACGATCTGCGCGTACCGGCCTTCTTGCAGGTCACGCTCAATGATCTCGGTGATGAAGTTGGAGGCCACCCGCGTGGGCGCAGCGGTGGAGTGGGGCGAGGTGTCCGGCGCGGTCATAACCTTCAGCATACCCGCGCTGTGGCGGGCAAAGTGGAGGGCGGTCCGCAGTGGGGGGCAGTGGGCGCGGGCGCGGTCGGGCGTGGGGAGGTCAGGACCAGTTCGCCTCCCCGCGCTTTCTGTGGCCGCCGTGCCCCGGTGGGATCAGGCCGCCGGCTGTTCCGGGCCGCCGCCCTCGCCCTCTGCCGCGCGCCGGCCCCGGGAGGAACGTTCGGCGGGCGCCTCGGTCGGGGCAGCCGGAGACGTCCCGGCGGGGGCCACGGCAATGCGGGCCAGGGTGTCCGCAAAGGCCTTCAGGGCGTCGCCGCCCTCCAGGTCGGCCACCGCGCGGGCATTCAGCGCGCCGAGTTCCTCGCGGGTCACGGCGTATTCAGGGGCGTCGTGGCCCTTGAGGCCCTGCAGCACCCGGTACGCGGTGGCGGCCTCGATCCGAGCACCCTTGGTGGTCGTCAGGCCCGAATCGCTGAGCATGTCCGCGCCGATCAGGGTGATCTGATTGGGGCTGATCAGGGTCACGCGGTCGCCGCGTTCCTCCATGTGGGCGGCCAGCTGCAACAACCCCCGCAGGTCGAGCATCTGGTGGAAGAGGTCGAGGTGGGCCAGCATCGCACCTGCTTTCTTGAGGGTGTCCATGCCTGCATTATTCTGTTTTCAGCGTAAATGTCAAGGGGTGTTCTTGAAAATCGCCGGGTGGTCCCGGTTCCGGCAGCGTGGGTGCCCGGAAACGCGGCGGGAGAGGTTCGTTCCCGCCGCGTTTCCGGGGCCGTTCTCAGTTGCCGATCTCGCTGCTGCCGGTCAGGGTCACCTTGACCTGCAGGGTGCGCTCGTCGCGCCGCACGGTCAGGATGATGGTGTCGCCCGGCGCGTACGCCCGCACGGCGTACTGGAACTCGCTGAAGTTCAGGATGCGTTTGCCGTTCACGGCGGTCACGATGTCTCCCGAGACGCGCTGCGACTGGTCGTTGAGGACCAGGGGCTTGAGGCCGGCCTTCTCGGCGGGCCCTCCCGGCGACAGCGAGGTGAAGAACGCTCCGGGAGTGTCGCCCAGTTTGAGCAGTCCGCTGAGCCGTTTGAAGTTCTCGGCGTCCAGAGCGAACAGCGCGTCAAAGGGCTGACTCAGGTAGATGCCGATGACCGGGGCATCCTTCTTGACCCCCTGGCGCAGCTCGGCCAGGCGGGTGTCGCTGGCTGTGACCGGCACGGCGAACGACGCCGAGTCGCCCGCCCGGCTCAGGCTGATGTAGCTGACCACCCCGGTGACCTCGCCCCGGGTGTTGAGGACCGGGCCACCGCTGTCGCCGGGAACGAGCGGGGCGTTCATCTGCAGGGTACCGGGGGGAAAGTCGGCGCGTCCGGCGTCGGCGTTCACGCCAGTCAGGCGGCCGGATTTGTCCAGCAGAAAGGCTCCCCCGCCGTTGCCGACGGCGAGCAGCGCGTCGCCCACGCTGGGCCCCGAGGCGGCCAGCGGCAGAAAGGGCGTGCCCCGCGGGACCGCCACCCGCAGCAGCGCCAGATCGTCCTGATCGCTGTAGCCCACGACCTCCACCGGGTAGCGCTTTTTGTCCAGCGTCTGGGCGCTGAGCGTCCGGGCCCGGGCCACCACGTGGTAGGCCGTCAGGGCCAGTCCATCGGCCGAGATCAGGACCGCCGAGCCGATGCCGTCAGGCTCGACGCAGTTGGTGGGCACACACTGCTCGATGCGCAGCGTGGCGGGCCGCACCTTGGTGAACAGGGCCTTGAGCATCTGCCGTTCCATGTCCGTGAGCGGCTTGGCCGTGTTGCTCTGGCTGTCCGTGACCGCACCGTTCTGGGTGCGCCGCTGGCCCAGCTCGGTTCCCTGAACAGGCGGAACCTTTGCCTGCGGGGCTGTTTGCGCCTGAACCAGTCCGGCGGGCCCACCCAGGCCGCCCAGCAGCGTGCCGGACAGCAGCAGGAGGCGAAGGTGGAACATCCGGCCCTGGCGGTGCTGGCGCGGAAGGCGGCCTGGTGTGGCGTTCATGATTCATTGTGCGTGGTGAAGGCAGAGGGGGTCTGTGGCAGGACTTTCCATTGTTGTTTACCGCGAGTCCACAGTGTTTGCCCGCCTGCTTTTTGCCTGTAGCAGGAGATACAGACGCCCTCCGGCCCTCCCTCAGGATGGACCGCGCCCGCTGTCCTCCGGCGGCTCCGGGGCGAACAGGGAGGGGGTGGGGGTCAGGCCCAGCCGGCGCTCGATCAGCGTGCCCAGCCGCGCCAGGATGCCGGGGCCGCTCCAGCCGGTCACGCAGGCGGCGGCGAGCAGCAGCGCCGGATCCACGCCGTGGGGTATGGCGGCCGTGAGCAGCGCAACCACTGTCAGGGCAGCGATGCCGGCAGCCACCCCCAGCGCCGCCGCCATGCGCACGTGCGGCGGCGCGTTCTGGGCAAGCAGCCGCGCGAGCTGGGTGACACCACCCGCCGCGAACGCCGCTCCCAGCAGCGGCGCAAGACCCAACAGCGAGGCGAGGACGGGAGGGGAAGCGGACATAGGAACCTCCGGAAAAGAACCCGATTCGAGCAGAATCCGAGTCCGTTCTCTGCCGCATACGTAATCGGGGCTTTACAGTAATATGTCTATAGACATAAAGCAAGGAGCTGGAACTCAATCCGGTCTTCACGGTTCCGCTAGAGTCGGGGCATGGAGTATGCCGCCTCGACCGTTCCTCAGGGGTCCGCCCAGCCGGCTGCCCTTCCGCCGGCGGAAGCCACGCTGGGCCGCTGGCTGCTGGAGCGGCGGCTGGCGCTGGGACTGCAGCAGGGGCAGGTCAGTGCCCGCACGCTGCAACACGGCGGGGAGCCGGGCCGGGTCACGCAGCCGTACCTCAGCCGCCTGGAACGCGGCGCCCGGCCGCTGGGCGCGCTGACTGCCCCCCGCCAGGACGCCCTGCGGCGGGCGCTGGAGATTCCGGCGGGCGAGTGGGTGGCCCGTACCGGTCTGCCGCTGCTCGCGCCGGTGCCCGGCGAGGACGTGCTCGGAACGCTGGAACTGGTGCGCGTGCCGGTGCGGGCGCTGGCGAGCGCGGGCCTGCCGTTCGCCGAGGACGCGGCCAGCGTCATTGACCACGAACTCGTGCCGCTGCGCGACCACCGCCCCGGCATGCTCGTGCTGGAAGTCCAGGGCGAGTCCATGACCACCGACACGGGGGGCCTGCGCCCCGGCGACCGCATCTATGTGGATCCCGGCGACCTGGACCTGCGCGAGGGCCGCATCTATGTCCTGCACGTGCCGGGACTGGGGCTGACCGTCAAGCGGCTGCGCAGCTACGGCGGCCCGGTGTGGTTGACCAGCGACAACCCTGACCACCCTCCGGTCAAGCCTGAGGAAGTCACGGTGGTGGGCCGGGTGTACTACCACCAGCCGCGCGGCCACCGGCTGTAGACCGGCGCTACAGTACCCCCGTGTCCGAGCCCGCGATCCCGCCTGCCGCCTGCACCACCGTCTTTGTCTACGGCACCCTGATGCCCGGCGAGCGCAACGCCCACATCGCCGCGCTGGGGGGAAGCTTCAGCGCCCAGCGCGCGGTCCTGTCGGGCCACCGGTTGCTGCACCTGCATCCCGAGGCCTACCCCGCGGTGGTTCCCGGGGAACCGGGAGACACGGTGCAGGGGCACGCCCTGACCTACCCGCCCACCGACTGGGCGGTCGCCCTGCCGTTTCTGGATGAACTGGAGGGCGTGGAGGAGGCGCCGCCCCTGTACCTGCGGCGGCAGGTCCCCCTGACCCTGGAGGACGGTTCCCCCGGGTCCGCGTGGGTCTATCTGTACGCCCTGGAGGACCGGCTGACCCGGCCCGGCGTGTGGCCGGTGCCCGGCGGCGACTGGCGCAGCGTGCCCGACCGGACGCGCACGGCGGAGAGCGACCGCTGAGCACACAGCAACAGGCCGCCTCCCTACTGGGAGGCGGCCTGCGACCAGAAAGGGACTTTAGCGAACGATGCGCTGGCCGCGGCGGATCTTGAGCTGATCCGTCAGGGCGATGTACTCGTCGTAGCTGGTGCGCTCAAGGTACTTCAGCAGGCGGCGGCGCTGGCCGTTGAGCAGCTGCAGGCCGCGCTGGCCGTGCTTGTCCTTCTTGTTGGCGGTCAGGTGAACACTCAGGTTGCTGATGCGCTCGGTGAGCAGCGCGATCTGCACGGCGGTGCTGCCGGTGTCCTTGTCGCTCTTGGCGTGGGCCTGGATGGTCTTTTTCTTGTCGATCATAGTAGAACCTCTCTTGCTTTATGAAAGTCCCGCGCGCGTCAGCCCGGAGAAAATCCACCGTTGTCCCTGCAGGGTGCCCTGGCAAGGGTCCGGCGGCTCCAACCGTTCGCGGCGGCAAACGCGAAGATACCACACCCGTCTGTCCGCGCAAGACCCCACGTCTTGACACAGTGGGGAGAGCACCCCTACTATTGCTGTCGCCCTCGTTGGACGTGTGCTCGGGTGGCGGAATTGGTAGACGCGCACGCTTGAGGGGCGTGTAGCTTAGCTGTGTGGGTTCAAGTCCCATCCCGAGCACCAGAACATAAGATCAGCGCCGGACTCTCCTGGGGGTTCGGCGCTGACCATTTGCCGGAGCCGCGCGGCTCCGTATCTCCGGGGCTTTGCCCCAGCTGCGGGAGCGTGCTATCGTTTGCGGCGCATTGCTGGCGCAACGCAGCGCGAACGCTCGAACCTGGTCAGGGCCGGAAGGCAGCAGCCATAAGGGATGATTCGTGGGTGCCGTTGCTCACCGGCAATGCTTTTTTGTTGCCCTGATGTGTTGCCCCGCAACGAAACCCAGGCCAACTTCAGCACCCAGGCCGTCTCCCCAGGCCGCCTCAGCGCGTCTTGGGCTGCAGCACCAGCGCCTGCGTTTCGCGGACCACCGCCAGCTCGCGCAGCCGCCCGGCGTCCAGATCGCCCGCCCCGGCCAGCGCCTCGGCCTTGCGGCGGTCCACGCTCGCTACCTCCAGCGTGGCGGCGTCCCCGAACACCTCGCGAAAGCGCTCCAGCGGATACTCCACCCGGCGCGAGACCTTCAGGACCGCGCGGTACAGGTCGGTCTCGGCGTGCTCCCCGCCGGCCAGCGTCGCCTTGAGCTGCGCCGCCAGCGCCTCGCGTTCGGCTTCCAGGCCCTGAATGGTGTCGCGGAGCGTGGCATAGCGTTCCAGCAGTTCCTGCGGGCTCAGCTCCTCGCCCGCCGCCTCGTCCTGAACATTGCCGTGGATGTCGGTCATGGTCCGAGGATAGGACGGCGGCGCGCCGCAGCGGATAAGATTGATCGCGATGACCGACCACGAACCGGCCCAGCCCACCACCGTCCTGAAGGCCACCGAGCTGGAGCGCCGCATCCTGGATGCCGTGCGCCGGGGGGCGAGCATGGAGGACATTGCGGCCCTGCGGCACCACACCGATGTCCAGACCCCCGAGGGCGCCATCGAGGCCCTCAAGGACGGCAACGCCCGCTTTTTCGGTGGCCGCAGTGCGCGTCCGGAACTGGGTGTCAATGAACGCCGCGCGCAGATCATGGGCCAGTCGCCCTACGCCGCGGTGCTCGCCTGCAGCGACAGCCGCGTGCCGGTGGAACTGGTGTTCGACGTGGGCTTGGGCGACCTGTTCGTGGTGCGCGTGGCGGGCAACGTGGTGGGCGAGGCGGGACTGGGCACGCTGGAGTACGCCATCGAGCATCTGAACGTGCATCTGGTGATGGTGATGGGTCACGAGGCCTGCGGCGCGGTGGCCGCCGCCCTGCTGCCCCCCGAGAAGATCGCGCAGGAGCCCGAGAACCTCCAGAGCCTGATCCACAAGATCACGCCGAGCATCGAGCACCTGCCGCCCATCCGCGACAAGAAGGCCCGGATGCGCGAGGCGGTTCTGAACAACGTCCGCCATCAGGTGCATGTGCTGCGCCAGCAGAGCGTGATTCAGGCGGCCGAGGCGCGGGGCCAGATCCGCGTGATCGGCGGCTTCTACGAGATCGGCAGCGGCGCGGTGGACTTCCTGACCGACGAGGCCGACCTGCAGCCCTGAGGCCCGGCGGCCCCAGGGCACACAGGGCGCGGGGCGTGGACCGGGAGATCCCCGAATCACGCCCCGATGCTCCGGCCGGCGTCAGATCACAAACTCGCCCGCGCGCATCACCGGCTCGCGGGTGCCGTCTTGGGTGATGCCCGTCACGTCCATCTCGCCGCTGCCGATCATCCAGTCCACGTGGGTCAGGCTATCGTTGCCGCCCTTGGCCATGAACTGTTCGGTGGTCAGATCCACGCCCCCCTTTACATTGAAGCGGTACGCGTTGCCGATGGCGATGTGCGAGGCCGCGTTCTCGTCATACAGGGTGTTGAAAAAGAACATTCCGGAGCGGGAAATCGGGCTGCTGTGCGGCACCAGGGCCACCTCGCCCAGACGGTGGCTGCCCTCGTCGGTGTCGATCATCTTGTCCAGGGCGGCCTGACCGTTGCGGGCAGTGGCGCGGGTGATGCGCCCGTCCTTGAATTCGATGCGGATGCCGTCGAGCAGCGTGCCGTTGTACGACAGCGGCTTGGTGCTGACCACCACGCCGTCCACCCGTTCCCGGTGCGGAGCGGTCCAGACCTCCTCGGTGGGAATGTTGGCGGTGAAGGTGATGCCGCCGGGGGTATCGGCCGCGCCGCCACCCCAGACGTGGTCCTCGGCCAGCCCCACGGTCAGGTCGGTCTCGCCCCCCTGAAAGTGCAGCGCGGCGTACTGCTTTTCGGTGAGCAGTTCGCGGCGGCGCTGCAGGTTCGCGAGGTGCTCCTGCCACGCGGTCACCGGATCGGGCTGGTCGGCGCGGGTCGCGGCGAAGATGGCGTCCCACTGCTGGCTTATGGCCTCCTCGGCACTGGCGTCGGGGAACATCAACGCCGCCCAGCCGGGAATGGGCGCGCTGATCAGGTTCCAGTTCAGGCGGTTGGTCATGACCTGTTCGGTGTAGGGCCGGCGGTAGGCCGCCAGCGCGCGCTGGTGCGTCGCCACGCGCCCGGCGTCCACGCCGCCCAGGAGGTTGGGGTTGGTGGCGCGAATGGCGATCACGGCCCCGCCCGCCTGGGCGGTTTCGATCTCGGCGTCCACCCGCCACTTGCTGAGGGTCTCGAAGCTGCCGTCCGGGGCGAGCTCGAAGCGGGCGAGCTGCACGTCGTCATCGTCCCAGCGCACGTCTACAAAGGACGCGCCCGCCGCGTAGGCCTCGCGCACCACGGCGCGGGCAAGCTGGGCAGTGTCCACCGGGGCCTGCACGAGCACGCGCTGGCCCTTGCGCACCCCCAGGCCCACCCGCACGGCCAGCCGCGCATAGTTGTTCAGTTTCTCCTCAAAGGTCAGGGTCATGGCCACGAGGATAACGCGGGCAACGCGCAAGGCGGATGGCACAAAGCTCAGCGGGACCCAAAGAAAAAAGCTCCCGCATGGGGAGCTTTTCCGGGATGGAACCTGCTTAGACGGCCAGCACCTGACGGCCATCGTAATAGCCGCAGCTGGGGCAGATGTGGTGCGAGAGCTTCTTGCTGTGGCAGTGGGGGCACTCGGTCAGGTTGGGGGCGGTCAGCGCGTGGTGGCTGCGGCGCATGTCGCGCTTGCTCTTGCTGGTCTTCTTTTTGGGAACGGGATGCTTAGCCATGTTCTTTTCTCCTGGGCCGCACGGCGTCTCCCGCCGGGGCGCGGTTCTCGCTCACCCGAAAGGGGGGGAGAAGCGAGACAACAGCGGGGAGTATAGCACGCAGCCCTCCGTCTTTTGAACCGCTGTTGGGCTACAGTGCGCGCGTGCACGAATTGCTGCCGCCCATCACCCTGGAAACCGGGTTGCACTGGCTCGACCTGATCGGCGTGCTGGCCTTCGCGCTGTCCGGAGCGCTGCTGGGGGTCCGCAAGCGCTTTGACCTGTTCGGGGTGCTGGTGCTGGGGTGCGTCACGGCGGTGGGGGGCGGGGCCATCCGCGACACCCTGACCGGTCAGACGCCACCGCTGTTCCTGCGCGACGAGACCTACTTGTACGCGGCGCTGCTCGGGGCGGCGCTGGCCTTTGCCTTCGGCGAGCGGCTGGCCCGCTTCGAGCGCACCCTCAGCGTGTTCGACTCGGCGGGTCTGGCGCTGTTCGCCGCGAGCGGAGCGCTGGGGGCCATCAATTTCGGGCTGGGGCCGCTGGGCGTGGTGTTCACCGGGGCCATCAGCGGCGTGGGCGGCGGCATCATCCGTGACCTGATTGCCAATGAGGTGCCGGAGGTGATGTACCGCCGCGACCAGCTGTATGCCACGGCGGCGGCGGCCGGCGCGTTCACGGTGTGGGCGCTGCACCCGCACGTCACGCCGTTTCAATCCCAGCTGGGCGGGGTGGTGGTGGTGATCGCCCTGCGCTGGATCTCACGCCGGGGCTGGGCGAGGCTGCCGGTGCGGCGGCTGTCGGGCGAGTAGGGAAGGAGCAGGCCACCGAACGGTGTGCTTCTGCGTTCCGGCCCACCATCCCGCCCGCCGCCACACGCTAGAACCCGCCCATGATCCATGATTCGCGCGTTCAGCCGCTGCGGCCCGGAACGCCCGCACGGGGGGGCTTCGTGTTGCTGTGGGTGCAAGCGGGCGTACGCACGCGCGACAACCACGCGCTGGAATACGCCGTGCGGCAGGCCAATGAACGGAAGGTACCGCTGGTGGCCGTCTTTGGCCTGACCCCCGATTACCCGGAGGCCAACGCCCGTCACTTTCAGTACCTGCTTGAGGGCCTGCGGGATCTGCGCGTCAATCTGGCGGCGCGTGGCATCCTGCTGTCCATCCGCACCGGCAAGCCGCCCGAGGTCGCGCTCACGGCGGCGCGGGAGGGCGCGGCCCTGGTCGTCACCGATGTGGGCTACCTCAACCTTCAGCGGGCATGGCGCGACTGGTTAAAGGCCCACCTGAATGTTCCCTTCGTGCAGGTCGAGTCCGAGGCCGTGATTCCGGTGCATACGGTCAGCCGCCGGCTGGAATACGCGGCGCGGACCATCCGACCAAAAGTGCAGCGGCTGTGGCACGAGTATCTGGTGCCGCTGGAGGAACACGAGTTGCAGGTGCAGACGGACGACTG from Deinococcus aerophilus includes these protein-coding regions:
- a CDS encoding S1C family serine protease, giving the protein MNATPGRLPRQHRQGRMFHLRLLLLSGTLLGGLGGPAGLVQAQTAPQAKVPPVQGTELGQRRTQNGAVTDSQSNTAKPLTDMERQMLKALFTKVRPATLRIEQCVPTNCVEPDGIGSAVLISADGLALTAYHVVARARTLSAQTLDKKRYPVEVVGYSDQDDLALLRVAVPRGTPFLPLAASGPSVGDALLAVGNGGGAFLLDKSGRLTGVNADAGRADFPPGTLQMNAPLVPGDSGGPVLNTRGEVTGVVSYISLSRAGDSASFAVPVTASDTRLAELRQGVKKDAPVIGIYLSQPFDALFALDAENFKRLSGLLKLGDTPGAFFTSLSPGGPAEKAGLKPLVLNDQSQRVSGDIVTAVNGKRILNFSEFQYAVRAYAPGDTIILTVRRDERTLQVKVTLTGSSEIGN
- a CDS encoding glutamine--tRNA ligase/YqeY domain fusion protein, coding for MTAPDTSPHSTAAPTRVASNFITEIIERDLQEGRYAQIVTRFPPEPNGYAHLGHTFASFLDFQTAVQYGGRYHLRLDDTNPEGESQEFADAIIDDLRWLGWDWGEHLYYASDNFERYYAYAEQLITQGDAYVDSVSGDEMARLRGDPRTPGTPSAYRDRSVAENLDLFRRMRAGEFEDGAHVLRARIDLSSPNMKLRDPVLYRILRAWHYRAGDAWCIYPMYDFQHPLQDAIEGVTHSMCSLEFVDNRAIYDWLMERLAFSPRPHQYEFGRRSLEYTVVSKRKLRQLVQSGVVSGWDDPRMPTLRAQRRLGVTPEAVKAFASAIGVSRTNRTVDIAVYENAVRDDLNHRAPRVMAVLDPVRVTLQGLDAERRLSVPYWPHDVVAASPDGLVALPTGERVSPERAVRDVPLSRELYIEREDFSADPPKGFRRLTPGGTVRLRGAGIIRADSFETDGTGQVTHIRATLLDEDARAGGVIHWVSAEQAVPAEFRLYDRLFRVSNPDGEQGDSPTPDFDPEQPGHDSGPPDTGFLRHLNPDSLRVTRGYVEASVAHDPPETRYQFERQGYFWRDPVDSREDALVFGRIITLKDAWAGGGQKAPKAEERRPRAADPRPKAGAEAAPSTQPALTPEQEADMARLTARGAAEADARTVARDPALLAFLDGAQPGETFAQAASWTVNDLAAALRAGTARVLAADLAPLAQLLASGTVTSRVARDALARAVASGEAPAAIIEREGLAAGLDDTELTRTVREVLERHPAEVQAYRDGKTALLGFFTGQVMRATRGKAEPGRVAQVLGEALAPSAR
- a CDS encoding LexA family transcriptional regulator produces the protein MEYAASTVPQGSAQPAALPPAEATLGRWLLERRLALGLQQGQVSARTLQHGGEPGRVTQPYLSRLERGARPLGALTAPRQDALRRALEIPAGEWVARTGLPLLAPVPGEDVLGTLELVRVPVRALASAGLPFAEDAASVIDHELVPLRDHRPGMLVLEVQGESMTTDTGGLRPGDRIYVDPGDLDLREGRIYVLHVPGLGLTVKRLRSYGGPVWLTSDNPDHPPVKPEEVTVVGRVYYHQPRGHRL
- a CDS encoding gamma-glutamylcyclotransferase family protein, which produces MSEPAIPPAACTTVFVYGTLMPGERNAHIAALGGSFSAQRAVLSGHRLLHLHPEAYPAVVPGEPGDTVQGHALTYPPTDWAVALPFLDELEGVEEAPPLYLRRQVPLTLEDGSPGSAWVYLYALEDRLTRPGVWPVPGGDWRSVPDRTRTAESDR
- a CDS encoding tetratricopeptide repeat protein — encoded protein: MIDADTTWQQACTALAGGDYEAAFVVLDAALSEAARPERARIWLYLASVHALYGDPATTQVAEALRQARTLDAGVRTAPLYLALSAELDARTRGPDAALPGPEVREAADPVARFHAVCALALAEQPQGALDLHLASSELPIHLRWRLRSWQADAQEGLGHTVDAIHLYGEAAHLAGGMDRAVMLQEQAALLLQNGQPAEAKGALDSARLLYGSPAGAQPDDEGLNLATWHYLRAQALLHLEQPEAAFEMIREAGRLEQQHGDPSYGVALVRGQVLSHLGRPEEAIAAFEAALALAEEGDRPYAHHELGVVLLDLDRPLEARERLEAALSIPDYPYQPEVLADIAECDYRLGRMPEAQMAAEQALAQGAVVPASLVLGSVALDYFQLDDALEHYERVIREAAPDSRDWITGHQMAADVMAQQGFPDPAAAYAHAQQALKHTPESDDWFVTLRDHLGKAQALMGQQDGRMLN
- a CDS encoding multidrug DMT transporter translates to MDTLKKAGAMLAHLDLFHQMLDLRGLLQLAAHMEERGDRVTLISPNQITLIGADMLSDSGLTTTKGARIEAATAYRVLQGLKGHDAPEYAVTREELGALNARAVADLEGGDALKAFADTLARIAVAPAGTSPAAPTEAPAERSSRGRRAAEGEGGGPEQPAA
- the rpsO gene encoding 30S ribosomal protein S15, whose product is MIDKKKTIQAHAKSDKDTGSTAVQIALLTERISNLSVHLTANKKDKHGQRGLQLLNGQRRRLLKYLERTSYDEYIALTDQLKIRRGQRIVR
- a CDS encoding carbonic anhydrase, giving the protein MTDHEPAQPTTVLKATELERRILDAVRRGASMEDIAALRHHTDVQTPEGAIEALKDGNARFFGGRSARPELGVNERRAQIMGQSPYAAVLACSDSRVPVELVFDVGLGDLFVVRVAGNVVGEAGLGTLEYAIEHLNVHLVMVMGHEACGAVAAALLPPEKIAQEPENLQSLIHKITPSIEHLPPIRDKKARMREAVLNNVRHQVHVLRQQSVIQAAEARGQIRVIGGFYEIGSGAVDFLTDEADLQP